CGCCGGCCCACGTCGGCGATCCAGAGCGACTCGAGCAGCTTCGTGAACGCGTCGTTGTGCGTCGCTGCGGCGAGCGCGACGTGGAAGGCGCGACTGGCGTCGTGCGCGCTGTCCGAGGAGCGCGCCGCACGCTCGCTCGCGATCGCCGCGCGCATGGCCGCGAGGTCGTCGTTGCCGCGCCGCTCGGCGGCGAGGCGGGCGATCTCGGGCTCGAGCACGAGCCGCACTTCGAGTCGCTGGCGCACGTTGTCGAGCCCGATGTCCGCGACGAAGAAGCCGCGGTTGACCTCGAACTCGACGAGGCCGTCGCCCGCGAGGCGGCGCAGCGCCTCGCGTACGGACCCGCGCGAGATGCCGAGCTGGTCGGCGAGGTCGCCCTGCCCGAGGCGCGCGCCGGGCGCGAGCGAGCCGCCGACGATCATGCCGCGCACCTCGTCGTAGGCGAGCCCCACCACCGAGCGGACGCGCAGCGGCCGTGCCGTCACGGGCCCGTCCTCGCTCAGCTGCCGGATGGTTGACATTCGATGTTCGAACGTTTTATCGTGGCGGCGACGTGAACGCAAGCGGGCGTCCTCGTATCAGGCAGCGTCGGCGCTCGTGCGCGTCCGGAACGACACACGGGAGGGTGTGATCGCATGAGCCAGGCTGATGCCGGAAGCGCGGGCCCCGCGACGGGGGCGCTCGGAAAGCGCAATCTCACGACCATCCACGCCGTCGCACAGGCGCTTGCGATCGGGCCGATGTTCTCGGTCGCGCTCGTGCTCGGCGGAGTCTCCCGCCCGGATATCGGTGCGGGCTGGAACGCCGCCCTCGCGGTGCTGCTCGCAGGCCTCGGCGTGCTCGCGATCGCGTACACGATCTCGCTCTATGCCCGCCGCTACTCGGGCGCCGGAGCCGTGTACGAGTACCTCACGCACGGGGCGCACCCGTGGGTGGGCGTGTTCACGGCGGGATTCTTCTTCGCCGGCGCGCTCTTCCTCGGCGGCGGCGGCATCTACCTCGGCCTCGGCATTCTCAGCGACGGCTTCTGGAAGTCGCACATCTCGGACGGAGGCCCGAGCTGGTGGGTCTGGGGGATGATCGCGCTCGGGATCGTCCTCGTGCTCAACTACATCGGCGTGCGCATCGCGATCCGCGCCATGCTCACCTTCGCCGCGATCTCGTTTCTCCCGATGCTCGTCCTCGCGCTCGTGATCATCGTCAAGGGCGGCGAGAGCGGCAACACGCTGTCGATGTTCAACCCCGGCGAGACGTCGCTGTTCGGCATCACGGGCGGGGGTGTGCTCGGCGGCATCCTCCTCGGCATCCTGCTCTTCGTCGGCTTCGAGGCGGCCGCGTCCATCGGCGAGGAGTCGGAGAACCCGCACCGGTCGATCCCGCGGGCGCTCATCTGGACGGTCGCGGTGGCGGCGGCGTTCTACGTGGTCATGGCCTACGCGATCTCCGTCGGCTACGGCAAGGAGGCCGTCAGCAAGGGGGCGTGGGCCGGCTCGCCGGGACCCGTGTCGGAGCTCGCGACGAAGTACATCGGCTCCTGGTACTCGACGATCCTCGAGCTCGTCATCATCCTCGACGCGATGGCGCTCGCGCTCGCCATCTGCGTCATGATCGGGCGCGGCTTCTTCGCGCTCGGTCGTGACGGGCTGCTGCCGAAGGTGTTCGCGAAGACGTCGCGCTACGACACGCCGTGGGTCGGGAACCTGATGGTCGCCGTCGGCGGCATCGGGCTCGTCATCCTCGCCTCCGTGACGAGCTACTCGACGAAGTTCGGAGCGATCGGGCCCGACGGGAAGTTCATCCAGTTCTTCCCGACGGATGCGTTCGCCACGTTCATCATGTCCGCGACGGTGGGCTCGTACGCGATCGAGCTCGTCTACCTGATCCTCGCCGTCGTCGCCGTCCGGCTCGTGCCGAAGGCCGGCAACCACTGGTGGCAGTACCTGATCGTCCTCGTGGCCGTGGCGACGCCGCTGCTCGGCTTCTACGGCGCGCTGCATCCCGCGCCGCACGACCGCTCGAACGTCAACTGGGAGGCGCTCTACTGGACGATCGGGCTCATCGTCGTCTCGCTCGTCTGGTTCGCGATCGTCCTCGTCAGCCGCCGCTCGAACGTCGACAACGCCGCCGCCCACGCGGCCGAGCACCACGGCGTGCCTCCCCTCGACGAGACGCTCGGCTTCGAGCCGCTGCCGGAGGGGAAGATGCCTCTGTGACGGATTCGCAGGCCTCCACGATCGAGGGCCCGGCCTGGCACCGGGTCGGGCCCTTCGACGACGCCCCGGACGGGACGCTGCACCGGGTCGAGGTCGAGGGACGCGCCGTCTGCGTGGGTCGCGTCGAGGGCGCCTGGGTCGCGTTCGACGACACCTGCACGCACGAGGAGTGCCCGCTCTCCGACGGCGAGCTCGACGGCCGGGTAATCGTCTGCCCCTGCCACGGGTCCGAGTTCGACCTGCGCACGGGCGACGTGCTCACTCCCCCGGCGCTCGACCCGCTGCCGATCTACGACGCGCGCGTCGTGGACGGCGCGCTCGAGGTGCGCCTGAGCCCGCCGCCGGCCGCGGCGGAAGCCGTGCACGAGCGCGAGGACCACGTGCCGGAGGCGGTCGCCCGCTCCGCCACCGTCGCCGGGCCCTCGCTCGAAGGGCTGGCGCTCGACGACATCGACCTCACCGACCTCGACGTATGGGAGCGGCGCGTCCCGTACGACTGGCTGACGCTGCTGCGCCGGGAGGCGCCGCTGCACTGGCAGCCGGAGCGGGACGGCCGCGGCTTCTGGGTGTTCACGCGCTACGACGACATCGTCGCCGTCTCCAAGGACTTCGAGACCTACAGCTCGGAGGTCGGCGGCACCTCGCTGCAGGACC
This window of the Gaiella occulta genome carries:
- a CDS encoding APC family permease, which translates into the protein MSQADAGSAGPATGALGKRNLTTIHAVAQALAIGPMFSVALVLGGVSRPDIGAGWNAALAVLLAGLGVLAIAYTISLYARRYSGAGAVYEYLTHGAHPWVGVFTAGFFFAGALFLGGGGIYLGLGILSDGFWKSHISDGGPSWWVWGMIALGIVLVLNYIGVRIAIRAMLTFAAISFLPMLVLALVIIVKGGESGNTLSMFNPGETSLFGITGGGVLGGILLGILLFVGFEAAASIGEESENPHRSIPRALIWTVAVAAAFYVVMAYAISVGYGKEAVSKGAWAGSPGPVSELATKYIGSWYSTILELVIILDAMALALAICVMIGRGFFALGRDGLLPKVFAKTSRYDTPWVGNLMVAVGGIGLVILASVTSYSTKFGAIGPDGKFIQFFPTDAFATFIMSATVGSYAIELVYLILAVVAVRLVPKAGNHWWQYLIVLVAVATPLLGFYGALHPAPHDRSNVNWEALYWTIGLIVVSLVWFAIVLVSRRSNVDNAAAHAAEHHGVPPLDETLGFEPLPEGKMPL
- a CDS encoding GntR family transcriptional regulator, with protein sequence MSTIRQLSEDGPVTARPLRVRSVVGLAYDEVRGMIVGGSLAPGARLGQGDLADQLGISRGSVREALRRLAGDGLVEFEVNRGFFVADIGLDNVRQRLEVRLVLEPEIARLAAERRGNDDLAAMRAAIASERAARSSDSAHDASRAFHVALAAATHNDAFTKLLESLWIADVGRRLLAQRRRTSSWQDDDVAEHEQIAAALEARDGDTAARLMRDHVASAVRHWSPRQGG